From the Paenibacillus sp. FSL H8-0548 genome, one window contains:
- a CDS encoding MarR family transcriptional regulator, producing MVSGEFTQLWTKLSREWKNNLEQSLAPLTEGQLNVLELLIAHQPMKPSDLIQYLATTPAAITTLLDRMERNELIERSRDNNDRRIVWVSVSEKGKAEANRGSTIRTEMIGQSLDRISSHNQQLLVYLLGKVANL from the coding sequence ATGGTGTCTGGAGAATTTACTCAATTATGGACGAAGCTATCGCGAGAATGGAAAAACAACTTGGAACAGTCACTTGCTCCTTTAACAGAAGGACAGCTTAATGTACTTGAGCTTTTAATAGCGCATCAGCCGATGAAGCCGTCAGATTTAATTCAGTATTTAGCGACTACGCCTGCTGCGATTACTACGCTGCTGGATCGTATGGAACGGAATGAATTGATTGAACGTTCGCGGGATAATAATGATCGGAGAATCGTATGGGTATCCGTATCGGAGAAGGGGAAAGCGGAAGCAAATCGCGGTTCAACAATTCGGACCGAAATGATCGGGCAATCGTTGGACCGCATTTCTTCCCATAATCAGCAGCTGCTTGTTTATTTATTAGGCAAAGTAGCTAACTTGTAA